CTGTCGACCGCGACCGACGTCGTACCGCCGGCCATCGTCGGATCCTCGCTGGCGTCGACGTAGGTGTACGACCACTGTTCGCTGCCATCGCTGCCGTCGAGAGCGCGAATCCGACGCGCCGGAATCTCGCCCCGTATTCCGCCGAGCAGACTGATTCCGAATCCTTCGGCGACGAATATTGTTCCGTCGGCGACGCTCGGCAGCATTGCTGCCCCCCGGGTATCGGGCGTGGGAACCGACCATCGCTCACTGCCGTCCGAACGGTCGAACGCCGTCAGTTGCATCGTCACGTCTTCGTCACTTTCCCCGAATCCCTGGTTGTAGACGGCGACCACGTTCCGGCCGACGCTTGGGGCGCGCTGGTAGTACCTGAACCTCTCACTAGTCCAGCGGTCGCTCCCGTCTGCGGTCGCGAACGCTCGGAGGGCCCCGTCCATGAGCACGAACAGCGTGTCACCGCGGACGACTGGCTGGCGGGTATTGACATCCCACGTCTCGATCGAGCGGCTCCACTGCACGCTGCCGTCCGCGCGAGACCGGCGCTCGACGTGGTCCAGATAACCGTTGCCGCGCCCCTTGTCTTCGAGCCAGTAGACGTACAGACCCTCGGGACCGAGACACGCACGTGGCGGCTCTGTGAAGAACCCCAGATTCTCTTGGCCCTCTCTGATCGCGATCTCCCGCCGCCACATCTCGCGACCGTCTTCACGGGAACACTTGAACGCGTAGGCTCCGAAGGTGGGCGGCTCCGTGTCGTAGGGCTCGGCGGCTTTCCCGACGCCGTAGATTCCGTCCGCGCCGATCAGCGGCGCGGTGTTGCCGACGTTGATCCCGTTTCGGAACTCGGCCGTGAACTGTTGGGTCGCTTCGGGGCCCGGGCCGCCAGCACTGCTCTGGCCCGTCATCCCGGCCGTGCCCCGCAGTTGAGCCCAGTCTCGGGCTCCCTGCTGTCCGTCGTTGCTCCCTCCGTCACCGAGGAGCGGGATACTACACCCTGCCGTGGCGACGACACCGCCGGCCGCGACAGTCGTGAGAAACTGTCGACGTCCCGATCGTTCCATGAACTGTTCTTTTGATGTCCGTCCTCGGTAAAATATGTTCCCCACGAACCGGCGCGCTCAGGATACCGGGGCATTGAAATATTCCGCGTCGGTGCTCGACCGTATGGGGTTGGAATCGACGTCCAAGGGGTGGAGAGAGACGCTTGCGACGGTCTTGCTCGCGGTCGTGGCGATCGGATTACTCGGATTCGTGTTCTGGATATTTCGGACCGGTATCGAGTTGGTCGTGGCTACGGGTGCGACGCCGCTGGCGATCGGGGTAGCCGGCTCGATCGCGGTACTGGGGTTCGTACTCGGGCGTTCGGGCGGTCTCTCCGTGGGGCTACGAATCACCGCCTACCTGGCGGCGATCGCGTCGGTGTCGCTGCTGTTCGTCGGGTTCGTCTGGCTGCTCGCGGTCGTTCTGGTCGGGCTCACGCTCGGTGTCGCGACGGGATTCACGGTCGCCAACGCCCTCGCGCTCGGGATGGGCGGGCTGGCCGCGTTCGTCCTCCTCGGTGCGATCCTCCACGGCGATACCGCCGAGAGCTGGGCGCTGAACCTCCGCATGGTCGCCGCCATCGTACTGCTGTCGTTGTGTTCGATCGTGTTCTTCGCGCTCGTCTGGACCGCCGTGCTCCTGGTGGGGATGATCGTCTTCCCGGGCGACCTGGCCGCCGTGCTTGCGACGGTGGTCGCGACTGCGGTCATCGTCTGGGCCGTCTCCCGGGAGACGGGTCAGTCAGCACTGGAAGAACGGGCTGACGCGCGCACCGTCTCTGCCGAGGAGTATCCGGAACTCCACGATCGGGTCACGCGGGTCGCGACCCAGCTCGGAGTGCCGGTTCCGACAATCGCGCTCTCTGATCGCGACGCACCGGAGGCGATGGCCGTCGGCTTCAGACCGTCGACGGCACACCTCGTGCTCTCGACGGGGACGCTCGACGCCCTCGACGGCGAGCAACTCGACGCCGTTCTGGCGCACGAACTCGCCCACGTCAAGAACCGCGACGCGATGGTGATGACGCTGGTCTCGACACCAGTCGTCGTGCTCGATGGCATTCGGGCGAAGCTGCTCGGGAATCTTGAACGCTCGGACGGGACGTACAACGGATTGAGCGAGACCGAACTCTGGGGCGACGACGAACAGTGGCGCATCACCGAGCCCGGTCCGATCGAGCAGCGACTCTCGAATCCACGCGTGGGCGTCCTCGCCTGGCTGGCGGCGGCGGTCGGCGGCTGGATCGCGATCGTCACGTTCCGTGATGGTGAGACAGACAGTCGTGAGGGCTTGCTGGTGCGGCTCGTCGTGGCCGTGTTCGTCCTCGCGCTGCTGGTGACGTGGTTGGCGAGCCGCGCCATCGTCGCGGTGTTCTCTCGTGCTCGTGAGATCGTCGCCGATCGAACGGCTGCGGAGGTGACGGGATCGCCCGCGGCCCTCGTGAGCGCGTTGCAGGCTCTCGACGACCAGATCGAGGCCGCGCCGACCCGGGACCTTCGGCAGGTGTCGAGCGTCTCATCGCTGTCGATCATCCCGCTGGATCGGGGTGTGCTGGCTGTCACCCACGGCCAGACCGAAGCCCCGGACCTCGTCCAGCGTCTGCGGCAGAAACTGTTCGGGACCCATCCGACGACCGAGTCACGGATCCGGAAGCTGGAAGCGATGGATGCCGAGCAAGAAGCCGCGTGAGCTACACGCCCGGATCGACGACAGCTTCTCCCTTCGTTTCACATTGATCCAGAAACGCTTCGACGGTCACCGTCCGATCGCCGTCTGAACACGGGTAGACGCCCGCTAGCCCGTCCGCGTAGACGACCAGCGTTAGCATCGGCAGTGTCAGTACCTCACGTGACTCGCCGATCAGTGGCGAGACCGTCCGGCGCTCGAACGGGGGCCTGAGGCTCACTCCCTGCTCGCTCGCCCACTCTTCGAGGTGCTCGACGAGCCGTGGAATCGGCTCGTCTCCGTCGTCGAGGACGACTTCCTCGGGCCAGGTCTGGACTTCGAATTCCTCGATGATACCCTCAGACTGGAGGCGGCCCAGTCGATCGATGACGCTCGCTCGTGCACCACAGACTGGCCGTCTGGCCCACACCTGCACGGTCACTCCCTCGCTCGACTCCGGCTCGATTGTTTCTGACGTCCGTTTTGATATTCGGCTCATTGTGCTCGATCATGTGTGTTATTATCTCACAATCAGATATTTGATTATCAAACGGTAAGGTTTGCCAGTCAATACTATATTCTGCTCTCCTCACTGCTGTGGGCAGATTAGCATAGTATAGAACACATAACAACATCATGGATGGGCGTTTCGAGGTTTCAGATTCGTTTCTGTTCGTCGATCGAACGTTTCAGGAGTATTGCCGGCTGTTCGGGCTCGATCAGGTCGGTCTGGCGGGACGATCGGTGCTTGACTGTCCCGGCGGCCCCGGCTCGTTCAGTGCCGTTGCGAGTCAGCTTGCCGATCGCACTGTGGCCGTCTTCTCCGACGAGTACGCCTGGCGGCTGGCCTGATTCTGTCCGGACACGCGAACGAATCGTCGAGCATAGATCCCCTGTGAACGCACCGTTTCGACGGCTGTGTAGTTCAGCGATCGGAGGTGGTCGCCGAGCGTCGTCCGCCCGGTCCAGGAGCGAACGACCCAGACGCTTCCGCGATCGCCGACCGCCTCGCTGACGGTCTCGCGGGTCGCGAGACGCTCCATCCCGACGACGGTGTCCGGTGGGCGGCGGGCGTAGTACTGGTAGGTCGGGACGAGGTGTGACTTGGTGACGAGCACGAGATCACCCCGATCGCCCGACGATTCGATCGATTCGACGGCGTCACGCCACTGGCGCTTCTGATCGGACTCGTAGTAGCCCGACAGCGGAGCGACCAATCCCAGGAGTAGCACGCCGACCAGTGCGACCCGGACGGCGGCGGGCGCGTACGGCCGGAGTGTCTGTACGCCTCGCCCGACGAGCAAGAACAGCGCCAGCGACGCGCCGATGGTGTACCGAGCCACCATGATCGGCGCGACCACGTGCGAGAGGACGAACGGGACGACGATAGGCGTCAGCAACCACACCAGGAGGAGGAGTTCTCCCGACCCGGGCCGGCCATCGCCGGCCGCGAACAGGCCGGCTACTACGAGTCCGCCGGCCAGCACCATCACGAGGAGGAACGCCTCCGCCGGGATCGGGCTCACCGTCTCCGGGGCCCCACAGTAGTAGAAGTACCGCTTGAGAATCGACACGGCGCCGGCTGGCGTGGATTCCGGGATCCAGGTGATCCCCGTACATCCACCCGCCGATATGGTCGGCAACCGGACCGTGAGTGCCACCCACCATGGAGCGACCATCAGCGCCAGCAGCGCCTGGACGCGGAGCCAGCCCCGTAACGACGTCGCTGTCGTGCCGACCCGACCGATCACCGGCACGGTCCCACCCGACAGCGCCACGCGCGAGAGGAGGTACGCGTTCTGGGCGAGCACGATGAACGTCCCGAACAGGTGGGTGTACGCGAGTAACACCGTCGAGACGAGGTAACCGAGGACCGACAGCCGGCCGTGTGACTCCTCGTCCGCGATATCGACGAAGAAGTAGAACGAGACGACAGTCAGTGCCGTCATCAGCGTGTACATCCGTGCTTCCTGTGCGTAGTAGAGGTGAAACGACGAGACGGCGAGCAGGGCGGCCGCAATCGCGCCCGTCGACCGATCGAACACCTTCACGCCGAACAGGTACAGCAGTCCGACCGACGTGACGCCGAACACTACGGAGGGGAACCGGAGCGCGCTCTCGGACGCACCGGCGACCGACGTCCATAGGTCCATCAAGAGAAAGTACAGCGGCGGATGGACGTCCTCGAGCGGCAGGACGAACAGTATCTCGACTGTGGTGTACTGCTCGGTGACGCGGTACCAGGTCAGCGCCTCGTCGAGCCAGACACTCTCCTCGCCCAGGCGATAGAGACGAAGCACGGCGGCGACGACCAGAAGCGCGAGGACTGCCCAGTCAGCCCGCTCCAGCTGTCTCACGACACCACCGACGCGATCGAGCAGCCTTGCCCAGTGGCCGCGCACTCGCGCCGACCGGGACCGGCTGTCCCGACCGGCGGCTGACTGGCTATCGGGCTCGTTCGACTGGCCGGTTTCGGCGCGGTCTCCCATAGTCGCTACGTCTCCAACAGTCGACGTACGTAGCCCGGAAACAAGAAGCATATTGTGAGTGGTATTCACACCCACGAAATGTCGGAACTTGGTCGGTGTCAACCGCCGCTGAAAAACGCGGGATTCATAGGAAGTAGCGTAGCCGGTCGGAGGATGTCTCACTCTGACCGGGGGCCGGAAATCGATTTCCGCAGCGAACTCTATGGATGTCTACGCTAATCCCTATCAGTCGTCCGCGCTCGCGGCGGCTTCGCGACTCGTCAGGTCGACAGGGTCGGCCTCTACTTCGAGTTCGTCCAGCGCGACCTGTGCGGCCCGTTTCCCGGAGACGAGCATGGCACCGAAGGTCGGCCCCATCCGCGGGAGGCCGTAGGTGGTCGCGGTGGCCATGC
The Halapricum salinum genome window above contains:
- a CDS encoding outer membrane protein assembly factor BamB family protein is translated as MERSGRRQFLTTVAAGGVVATAGCSIPLLGDGGSNDGQQGARDWAQLRGTAGMTGQSSAGGPGPEATQQFTAEFRNGINVGNTAPLIGADGIYGVGKAAEPYDTEPPTFGAYAFKCSREDGREMWRREIAIREGQENLGFFTEPPRACLGPEGLYVYWLEDKGRGNGYLDHVERRSRADGSVQWSRSIETWDVNTRQPVVRGDTLFVLMDGALRAFATADGSDRWTSERFRYYQRAPSVGRNVVAVYNQGFGESDEDVTMQLTAFDRSDGSERWSVPTPDTRGAAMLPSVADGTIFVAEGFGISLLGGIRGEIPARRIRALDGSDGSEQWSYTYVDASEDPTMAGGTTSVAVDSDTVYAGLFYPTASQILGPDASSADRDRLEDSVYTGRNLLALDRADGSLKWDAQIGTAAQVWPYLVVDDTNLYAKFGLGDEAEGAQTRWYVIEKADGAIRGSFGADAEIDQARVFGVADGALFEHTGGGVRVWE
- a CDS encoding HTH domain-containing protein, with product MSRISKRTSETIEPESSEGVTVQVWARRPVCGARASVIDRLGRLQSEGIIEEFEVQTWPEEVVLDDGDEPIPRLVEHLEEWASEQGVSLRPPFERRTVSPLIGESREVLTLPMLTLVVYADGLAGVYPCSDGDRTVTVEAFLDQCETKGEAVVDPGV
- a CDS encoding glycosyltransferase family 39 protein — translated: MGDRAETGQSNEPDSQSAAGRDSRSRSARVRGHWARLLDRVGGVVRQLERADWAVLALLVVAAVLRLYRLGEESVWLDEALTWYRVTEQYTTVEILFVLPLEDVHPPLYFLLMDLWTSVAGASESALRFPSVVFGVTSVGLLYLFGVKVFDRSTGAIAAALLAVSSFHLYYAQEARMYTLMTALTVVSFYFFVDIADEESHGRLSVLGYLVSTVLLAYTHLFGTFIVLAQNAYLLSRVALSGGTVPVIGRVGTTATSLRGWLRVQALLALMVAPWWVALTVRLPTISAGGCTGITWIPESTPAGAVSILKRYFYYCGAPETVSPIPAEAFLLVMVLAGGLVVAGLFAAGDGRPGSGELLLLVWLLTPIVVPFVLSHVVAPIMVARYTIGASLALFLLVGRGVQTLRPYAPAAVRVALVGVLLLGLVAPLSGYYESDQKRQWRDAVESIESSGDRGDLVLVTKSHLVPTYQYYARRPPDTVVGMERLATRETVSEAVGDRGSVWVVRSWTGRTTLGDHLRSLNYTAVETVRSQGIYARRFVRVSGQNQASRQAYSSEKTATVRSAS
- a CDS encoding M48 family metalloprotease, whose product is MGLESTSKGWRETLATVLLAVVAIGLLGFVFWIFRTGIELVVATGATPLAIGVAGSIAVLGFVLGRSGGLSVGLRITAYLAAIASVSLLFVGFVWLLAVVLVGLTLGVATGFTVANALALGMGGLAAFVLLGAILHGDTAESWALNLRMVAAIVLLSLCSIVFFALVWTAVLLVGMIVFPGDLAAVLATVVATAVIVWAVSRETGQSALEERADARTVSAEEYPELHDRVTRVATQLGVPVPTIALSDRDAPEAMAVGFRPSTAHLVLSTGTLDALDGEQLDAVLAHELAHVKNRDAMVMTLVSTPVVVLDGIRAKLLGNLERSDGTYNGLSETELWGDDEQWRITEPGPIEQRLSNPRVGVLAWLAAAVGGWIAIVTFRDGETDSREGLLVRLVVAVFVLALLVTWLASRAIVAVFSRAREIVADRTAAEVTGSPAALVSALQALDDQIEAAPTRDLRQVSSVSSLSIIPLDRGVLAVTHGQTEAPDLVQRLRQKLFGTHPTTESRIRKLEAMDAEQEAA